A genomic region of Persephonella marina EX-H1 contains the following coding sequences:
- a CDS encoding 6-bladed beta-propeller: protein MSRKINYKYLILLTIGLILYSCGAAKKPQKVEKIFWPLPPEEPRILYLGSYHGESDFKGKSALDVLLGEPDKDVPRNLIKPYGVAGRFGKIFAGDTVTAVVFVIDPKNKKVSFIGDKPMGKLRIPVGIDVDKTGKVYVADAKQQRVFVYDIKGKLITTIGEPEGPGLLQRPAGIALNEKLGRIYVVDVLDHRVKVYSLKDGRFLFSFGKRGKEEGQFNFPTNIAIDRRNGNIAVVDTMNFRVQIFTPEGEFIRSFGKLGVVPGTFARPKGVGIDSEGHIYVADAAFNNIQIFDDKGRLLLFIGKFGFGPGEFNLPAGLYVDRSDKLYVADSMNKRIQVFQYLSERWKKKYPEKYREIKSYKPSKKLKAETETKSEKK, encoded by the coding sequence ATGTCACGCAAAATAAACTATAAGTACTTAATCTTACTGACGATTGGGCTGATTTTATACTCATGTGGGGCCGCGAAGAAACCTCAGAAGGTTGAGAAGATCTTCTGGCCCCTCCCCCCTGAAGAACCAAGAATACTCTATCTTGGTAGCTACCACGGGGAATCTGATTTCAAGGGTAAAAGTGCCCTTGATGTTCTGTTAGGTGAACCAGATAAGGATGTTCCCAGAAACCTAATAAAACCCTACGGTGTAGCAGGCAGGTTCGGTAAGATATTCGCAGGTGATACTGTGACCGCGGTAGTATTCGTTATTGATCCAAAAAACAAGAAAGTCTCTTTCATCGGCGACAAGCCGATGGGTAAACTCAGAATTCCTGTAGGAATTGATGTAGACAAAACCGGAAAAGTTTATGTTGCTGACGCAAAACAACAGAGGGTTTTTGTCTACGATATAAAAGGAAAACTGATCACAACGATTGGCGAGCCTGAAGGACCCGGTTTACTCCAGAGACCTGCAGGTATAGCTCTAAATGAAAAGTTAGGACGTATATATGTTGTTGATGTTCTTGATCACAGGGTTAAGGTTTACTCCCTAAAAGATGGAAGATTTCTTTTCTCCTTTGGAAAAAGAGGTAAAGAGGAAGGTCAGTTTAACTTCCCTACAAACATAGCAATAGATAGAAGAAACGGCAATATTGCTGTTGTTGATACTATGAATTTCAGAGTTCAGATCTTCACCCCTGAAGGTGAGTTTATAAGATCTTTCGGCAAACTGGGCGTTGTTCCAGGGACATTTGCCAGACCAAAAGGTGTTGGCATAGACAGTGAAGGTCATATTTATGTGGCAGATGCTGCGTTTAACAATATACAGATATTTGACGACAAAGGAAGATTATTACTGTTCATAGGAAAGTTTGGTTTTGGTCCTGGAGAGTTTAATCTCCCAGCAGGACTATACGTTGACAGGTCAGACAAACTTTATGTTGCAGACTCTATGAACAAAAGGATACAGGTATTCCAGTATCTAAGTGAAAGATGGAAGAAAAAATACCCTGAAAAATACAGAGAAATCAAAAGCTACAAACCTTCAAAAAAATTAAAGGCAGAAACCGAAACAAAATCTGAGAAAAAGTAG
- a CDS encoding cytochrome c3 family protein, protein MKKLVYAGIVAAVGLSVSSSMALIAGSKHDLSNTANKIRAANPADVNNEICVFCHTPHGSNQSFVGAPLWNKAIDTTVTYQVYGGGQTTGGTTVGQPGDVSRACLSCHDGVNAINSIINLPGSGGWNSAGNLIAFTVDNGTTTIPAGTAATMPSGITQIGTDLRNDHPVGVLYRGDEASPPASLVPTTTALPSGFVIAGDKDGNPGPTVGDLLRAGKIECVSCHDPHLGENPTFLRLANTGSQLCLTCHAK, encoded by the coding sequence ATGAAAAAGCTTGTCTACGCAGGCATTGTAGCTGCGGTAGGGCTCTCAGTGAGCAGTTCAATGGCTCTTATCGCAGGATCAAAGCATGATCTGAGCAACACTGCGAACAAAATCCGTGCTGCAAACCCAGCAGATGTTAACAACGAGATCTGTGTGTTCTGTCATACTCCTCACGGATCTAACCAGTCATTCGTTGGTGCTCCACTCTGGAACAAAGCTATTGACACAACAGTAACTTACCAGGTTTACGGTGGAGGACAGACAACAGGTGGAACAACTGTAGGACAGCCAGGTGACGTTTCAAGAGCATGTCTCTCATGTCACGACGGTGTTAACGCTATCAACTCAATCATAAACCTGCCTGGTTCAGGTGGATGGAACTCAGCAGGTAACCTTATTGCATTCACAGTAGACAACGGAACTACTACAATACCAGCTGGAACAGCTGCTACAATGCCATCAGGTATTACGCAGATCGGAACTGACCTCAGAAACGACCACCCAGTAGGTGTTCTTTACAGAGGTGATGAGGCAAGCCCACCAGCTTCACTTGTTCCAACAACAACAGCACTTCCATCAGGATTTGTTATAGCTGGAGATAAGGACGGAAATCCAGGACCTACAGTTGGTGACCTTCTCAGAGCAGGAAAGATTGAGTGTGTATCATGTCACGATCCTCACCTTGGTGAGAACCCAACATTCCTCAGACTTGCGAATACTGGTAGCCAGCTCTGTTTAACATGTCACGCAAAATAA
- a CDS encoding cytochrome c3 family protein: MKTIFYFLALFIFGYAAAEQGKTQEEKPPIVPEKRVLHPPFEIGDCTLCHVEKDGNKYALSQEPPDLCYMCHERKDTKTRVHGPIAAGMCTACHDPHQSDTMRLLKADSVNDLCFACHEDKKKQFLSKPYMHPPVKDQCINCHDPHQENHRYRLFADRRFDLCVSCHADKKEWVEKVKNKHGAIKIKDRCLNCHDPHSSENEKFLRKPTAMDVCLTCHNKELKREEDGVTLMNMKKHLDENPDWHGPIQWGDCAMCHNPHGSDNFRMLKLPFPETFYASFNINKYICFMCHETERFTEVLTTTATNFRNGEVNLHYVHVNQKKGRTCRACHDWHATRDTPHHIRKYMKFGKIKAPLRYIPTKTGGSCAPMCHPRRYYDRENPVINKR, from the coding sequence ATGAAAACCATTTTTTATTTTTTAGCCCTTTTTATTTTTGGTTACGCAGCAGCAGAGCAGGGAAAAACTCAGGAGGAAAAACCACCTATCGTGCCGGAAAAAAGAGTTCTACACCCACCTTTTGAGATCGGTGATTGTACGCTCTGTCACGTGGAGAAGGACGGTAATAAGTACGCTCTTTCCCAGGAACCTCCTGATCTGTGTTATATGTGTCATGAAAGGAAGGATACGAAAACCAGAGTTCACGGGCCGATAGCTGCAGGTATGTGTACAGCCTGTCACGATCCTCACCAGTCAGATACAATGAGACTTCTGAAAGCAGACTCTGTTAATGATCTCTGTTTCGCATGTCACGAAGATAAGAAAAAACAGTTTTTATCAAAACCATATATGCATCCACCTGTTAAGGATCAGTGTATTAACTGTCACGATCCTCACCAGGAGAATCATAGGTACAGACTGTTTGCAGATAGAAGGTTTGATCTATGTGTATCATGTCATGCTGATAAAAAGGAATGGGTTGAAAAGGTAAAGAATAAACACGGTGCTATAAAGATAAAAGATAGATGTCTGAACTGTCACGATCCACACTCATCTGAGAATGAGAAGTTCCTCAGAAAACCGACGGCTATGGATGTGTGTTTAACATGTCATAACAAAGAGCTGAAGAGGGAAGAGGATGGGGTTACATTAATGAATATGAAAAAGCATCTTGATGAAAATCCTGACTGGCACGGGCCTATACAGTGGGGTGACTGTGCAATGTGTCATAACCCCCACGGTTCAGACAACTTCAGAATGCTAAAACTTCCATTCCCTGAGACATTCTATGCCAGCTTTAATATTAACAAGTACATATGTTTTATGTGTCACGAAACGGAAAGATTTACTGAAGTTCTCACAACAACAGCAACGAACTTCAGAAATGGAGAGGTAAACCTCCATTATGTTCATGTTAACCAGAAAAAGGGTAGAACATGTAGAGCCTGCCATGACTGGCACGCAACAAGAGATACACCTCACCATATTAGAAAGTATATGAAGTTTGGAAAGATAAAAGCACCTTTAAGATACATACCTACTAAAACAGGTGGTTCATGTGCTCCTATGTGTCACCCAAGGAGGTATTACGATAGAGAAAATCCTGTAATCAACAAGAGATAG
- a CDS encoding cytochrome c3 family protein, protein MGNEKKDDGRLEETHEENEIGGEKKAGKKGFLIGVSLLVAGVVIGLVIAYIVVYAVKLTGGAQFCKSCHPMQPMYKAYSKDTHGGWGRSGFVAHCTDCHLPHDSIIGYLVRKVQVGLHDFKVMVFGDPSKVNWHEKREHRRYFVYDSGCLHCHENLLAATMKKKKAFIAHKAYFSGKLVVRIGHEKDKAHCVDCHKHVGHKDLGKYLPPPPPEEKLIEESEKLIEESVKELEKEEKSENKHNSGKH, encoded by the coding sequence ATGGGGAATGAAAAGAAAGATGATGGCAGACTGGAAGAAACCCACGAAGAGAACGAGATAGGTGGAGAGAAAAAGGCAGGAAAGAAAGGTTTTTTAATCGGGGTTTCTTTACTTGTTGCAGGTGTTGTTATTGGGCTTGTAATAGCCTACATAGTTGTATATGCCGTTAAACTGACAGGTGGTGCCCAGTTCTGTAAGTCATGTCACCCAATGCAACCTATGTATAAAGCCTATTCAAAGGATACGCATGGTGGTTGGGGAAGAAGTGGGTTTGTGGCACACTGTACTGACTGTCATCTTCCTCACGACAGTATAATCGGATACCTTGTAAGAAAGGTTCAGGTCGGTCTACACGATTTTAAGGTAATGGTTTTTGGTGATCCAAGTAAGGTAAACTGGCATGAAAAAAGGGAACACAGAAGATACTTTGTTTACGATTCAGGATGCCTTCACTGTCATGAGAACCTTCTTGCTGCAACAATGAAAAAGAAGAAAGCATTTATAGCGCATAAGGCATACTTTTCTGGAAAACTTGTGGTCAGGATAGGTCATGAGAAGGATAAGGCCCACTGTGTAGACTGTCATAAACATGTAGGTCATAAAGATTTAGGTAAATATTTACCACCGCCACCACCAGAAGAAAAACTGATTGAAGAATCAGAAAAACTTATAGAAGAATCAGTAAAAGAGCTTGAAAAAGAAGAAAAATCAGAAAATAAGCATAACTCCGGTAAACATTAG